One window of Zalophus californianus isolate mZalCal1 chromosome 3, mZalCal1.pri.v2, whole genome shotgun sequence genomic DNA carries:
- the POU4F1 gene encoding POU domain, class 4, transcription factor 1, translated as MMSMNSKQPHFAMHPTLPEHKYPSLHSSSEAIRRACLPTPPLQSNLFASLDETLLARAEALAAVDIAVSQGKSHPFKPDATYHTMNSVPCTSTSTVPLAHHHHHHHHHQALEPGDLLDHISSPSLALMAGAGGAGAAGGGGGAHDGPGGGGGPGGGGGPGGGGPGGGGGGGGPGGGGGGPGGGLLGGSAHPHPHMHGLGHLSHPAAAAAMNMPSGLPHPGLVAAAAHHGAAAAAAAAAAGQVAAASAAAAVVGAAGLASICDSDTDPRELEAFAERFKQRRIKLGVTQADVGSALANLKIPGVGSLSQSTICRFESLTLSHNNMIALKPILQAWLEEAEGAQREKMNKPELFNGGEKKRKRTSIAAPEKRSLEAYFAVQPRPSSEKIAAIAEKLDLKKNVVRVWFCNQRQKQKRMKFSATY; from the exons ATGATGTCTATGAACAGCAAGCAGCCTCACTTTGCCATGCATCCCACCCTCCCTGAGCACAAGTACCCGTCGCTGCACTCCAGCTCTGAGGCCATCCGGCGGGCCTGCCTGCCCACGCCGCCG CTGCAGAGCAACCTCTTCGCCAGCCTAGACGAAACGCTGCTGGCGCGGGCAGAGGCGCTGGCGGCCGTGGACATCGCCGTGTCCCAGGGCAAGAGCCACCCATTCAAGCCAGACGCCACGTACCACACGATGAACAGCGTGCCATGCACGTCCACGTCCACCGTGCCGCTAgcgcaccaccaccaccaccaccaccaccaccaggcgCTCGAGCCTGGCGACTTGCTGGACCACATTTCGTCGCCCTCGCTCGCGCTCATGGCCGGCGCGGGTGGCGCgggcgcggcgggcggcggcggcggcgcccacGACGGcccggggggcggcggcggcccggggggcggcggcggcccgggcggcggcggccccgggggcggtggcggcggcggcggcccggggggcggcggcggcggcccgggcgGCGGGCTGCTAGGCGGCTCGGCGCACCCGCATCCGCACATGCACGGCCTGGGCCACCTGTCGCacccggcggcggcggccgccATGAACATGCCGTCGGGTCTGCCGCACCCCGGgctggtggcggcggcggcgcaccacggcgcggcggcggcggcggcggcggcggcggccgggcaGGTGGCGGCGGCCTCAGCGGCTGCGGCGGTGGTGGGCGCGGCGGGCCTGGCGTCCATCTGCGACTCGGACACGGACCCGCGCGAGCTCGAGGCGTTCGCCGAGCGCTTCAAGCAGAGGCGCATCAAGCTGGGCGTGACGCAGGCCGACGTGGGCTCGGCGCTGGCCAACCTCAAGATCCCGGGCGTGGGCTCGCTCAGCCAGAGCACCATCTGCAGGTTTGAGTCGCTCACGCTCTCGCACAACAACATGATCGCGCTCAAGCCCATCCTGCAGGCGTGGCTCGAGGAGGCCGAGGGCGCGCAGCGCGAGAAAATGAACAAGCCCGAGCTCTTCAACGGCGGCGAGAAGAAGCGCAAGCGGACTTCCATCGCAGCGCCGGAGAAGCGCTCCCTCGAGGCCTACTTCGCCGTACAACCCCGGCCCTCCTCTGAGAAGATCGCCGCCATCGCCGAGAAACTGGACCTCAAAAAGAACGTGGTGCGGGTGTGGTTTTGCAAccagagacagaagcagaagcGGATGAAATTCTCCGCCACTTActga